A section of the Xiphias gladius isolate SHS-SW01 ecotype Sanya breed wild chromosome 10, ASM1685928v1, whole genome shotgun sequence genome encodes:
- the trmt5 gene encoding tRNA (guanine(37)-N1)-methyltransferase has translation MLRLLSRVLTSAHTQRNLKSAAVHRGVWSAASLPASACPGFAVRPIMEPKLYRPPPEVRGMTSLDKEAFTQTIRVPALRVPTGVLNKVIKSLRKSTIQRPGMPRVVQDTEESGDFRLVLLDPYRVSLKSSFSEAEAEALRSFGVAEELQYYELQLTYDNLKSEEVLEAVLPQGQDVTSGFSRVGHIAHMNLRDHQLPYKNLIGQVIMEKNPGVTCVVNKTNIIDSTYRNFKMEVLAGEENMVAKVKENGVTYEFDFSRVYWNPRLSTEHQRVVQLVKLGDTVFDVFAGVGPFAIPAARSGAKVLANDLNPESYKWLQHNCKLNKVESKVQTFNLDGRAFIQGPMKQELPALLKGKANVHVVMNLPALALEFLDAFRGLLHQEPCCDENLPTVYCYGFSKDDDPDTDVVKRASRSLRFPLENRCSVHFVRNVAPNKDMMCVRFTLPKEVLFSSNHEQTEPSEEPAPKRQKCEETKDST, from the exons ATGTTGAG GCTCCTCAGCAGAGTCTTAACATCTGCACACACTCAGAGAAATTTGAAATCTGCTGCTGTACACAGGGGCGTTTGGTCCGCAGCCTCACTGCCAGCTTCAGCCTGTCCTGGCTTTGCTGTGAGGCCCATAATGGAGCCTAAACTGTACCGGCCCCCTCCAGAGGTCCGGGGTATGACCTCTCTGGATAAAGAGGCCTTCACACAGACCATTAGAGTCCCAGCTCTACGGGTGCCCACTGGGGTCTTAAACAAAGTGATAAAGAGCTTGAGAAAGTCGACCATCCAGCGCCCAGGGATGCCCAGAGTGGTACAAGATACAGAGGAGAGCGGTGACTTTCGTTTAGTCCTGCTGGACCCTTACAGAGTGTCCTTGAAAAGCTCCTTCTCTGAGGCTGAAGCTGAGGCTCTGAGGTCTTTCGGTGTCGCCGAGGAGCTGCAGTACTATGAGCTGCAGCTGACCTACGACAACCTGAAGAGTGAGGAAGTGCTGGAGGCCGTGCTCCCTCAGGGGCAGGATGTGACCTCTGGGTTCAGCCGGGTGGGACACATCGCACACATGAACCTGAGGGACCACCAGCTCCCGTACAAGAACCTCATAG GTCAAGTTATCATGGAAAAAAACCCTGGTGTTACCTGTGTGgtcaataaaacaaacatcatcGACTCAACTTACCGCAACTTTAAGATGGAGGTGCTAGCTGGAGAGGAGAACATGGTCGCCAAA GTGAAAGAAAACGGGGTGACATATGAGTTTGACTTTTCTCGTGTGTACTGGAACCCCCGGCTGAGCACAGAGCACCAGCGTGTGGTGCAGCTTGTCAAATTAGGTGACactgtgtttgatgtgtttgcCGGTGTTGGACCATTCGCCATCCCCGCTGCCCGCTCGGGTGCCAAGGTGTTAGCCAATGATCTCAACCCAGAGTCCTACAAATGGCTGCAGCACAACTGCAAGCTCAACAAGGTGGAGAGCAAAGTCCAAACGTTTAACCTGGACGGCAGGGCGTTCATCCAGGGACCTATGAAGCAGGAGCTGCCTGCGCTGCTGAAGGGAAAAGCCAATGTTCATGTGGTGATGAACCTGCCTGCCTTGGCTCTGGAGTTTCTTGATGCTTTCAGAGGCCTCCTGCACCAGGAGCCTTGCTGTGATGAGAACTTGCCCACAGTGTACTGCTACGGCTTCTCTAAAGACGACGACCCTGACACAGACGTGGTGAAGAGGGCGTCCCGCAGCCTCAGGTTCCCCCTGGAGAACAGATGCTCGGTGCACTTTGTGCGTAATGTAGCACCCAACAAAGATATGATGTGTGTGAGATTCACACTCCCTAAAGAGGTCCTCTTCAGCAGCAATCATGAACAGACAG AGCCTTCAGAAGAACCAGCCCCAAAGAGACAGAAGTGTGAAGAAACTAAAGATTCAACATAA
- the slc38a6 gene encoding probable sodium-coupled neutral amino acid transporter 6 gives MSINGDTSTDLYSECTVGGTGGNETAPLLSNGSVQTRAKGASFASSVFNLMNAIMGSGILGLAYAMANTGIIGFCILLVLVSSLAAYSIHLLLTLCDQTGINSYEDLGKRALQKPGKFLVGVAILIQNIGAMSSYLFILKSELPAAISSFLSPDNTGNAWYEDGRLLVILVTLCVVLPLSILPKIGFLGYTSSLAFFFMLYFAVVVVVKKWSIPCPLPHNVTTLSGAFQISNSSDSECTPKLFVISSESAYAIPTMAFSFLCHTAILPIYCELDRPTKARMQNVTNVSISLSFLLYLISSLFGYLTFYAHVNSELLLGYDVYMPRDIMVMTVRLAILLSVLLTVPLIHFPARKAMILLLCGGRPFSWLIHIIATLTIMGVVLMLVIFVPDIRNVFGVVGSTTSSCLLFVFPGIFYLKISSRPLRSFDSIGAVLLVVFGFIMGVISFSVIVITWVQSS, from the exons ATGAGTATTAATGGAGATACAAGCACAGATTTATACAGTGAGTGCACCGTCGGGGGCACAGGAGGCAACGAAACTGCTCCTCTGTTGTCAAAT gGATCGGTGCAGACCAGGGCCAAAGGAGCTTCCTTCGCCTCATCTGTGTTTAACCTGATGAATGCCATCATGGGCAGCGGTATACTCGGTCTAGCTTATGCTATGGCTAACACTGGCATAATTGGTTTCTG TATCCTGTTGGTACTAGTGTCCAGCCTGGCAGCATACTCTATACATCTCCTTCTGACGCTATGTGACCAAACAG GCATCAATTCATATGAAGACCTTGGAAAGAGAGCCTTGCAAAAGCCAGGAAAA TTTCTCGTTGGAGTTGCTATTCTTATCCAAAATATTGGTG CCATGTCATCCTATTTGTTCATCTTGAAGTCGGAGCTTCCAGCAGCCATAAGCAGCTTCTTGAGCCCAGACAACACTGG AAATGCCTGGTATGAAGATGGCAGGTTGCTTGTGATTCTCGTCACACTCTGTGTTGTTCTACCTTTGTCAATATTGCCTAAAATTG GCTTCCTGGGATACACCAGTAGCCTCGCTTTCTTCTTTATGCTGTACTTTGCTGTTGTG GTTGTGGTCAAGAAATGGTCCATCCCCTGCCCACTGCCTCACAATGTGACTACGCTTTCAGGAGCCTTCCAG ATATCAAATTCCTCTGACTCAGAGTGTACGCCCAAACTCTTTGTCATCTCCAGTGAG AGTGCCTATGCCATCCCCACCATGGCCTTCTCCTTTCTGTGCCACACAGCTATCCTGCCAATCTACTGTGAACTGGACCG GCCTACTAAGGCCAGGATGCAGAACGTTACAAATGTCAGCATTAGCCTCAGCTTTCTGCTTTACCTAATTTCTTCACTGTTTGGCTACCTCACCTTCTATG CTCATGTGAACTCTGAGCTGTTGCTTGGCTACGATGTGTACATGCCACGGGACATCATGGTGATGACGGTTCGGCTGGCGatcctcctctctgtgttgcTGACTGTACCACTCATTCACTTCCCT GCCCGTAAGGCTATGATCTTGCTGCTATGCGGAGGACGTCCCTTCTCCTGGCTGATCCACATCATTGCAACTCTAACCATTATGGGTGTGGTTCTGATGCTGGTCATCTTTGTCCCTGATATAAGAAATGTCTTTGGAGTAGTGG GATCTACAACATCCagctgtctgttgtttgttttccccgGCATCTTCTACCTTAAGATCAGCAGCAGACCCCTCAGATCCTTTGACTCCATTGGG gCCGTACTCCTGGTGGTCTTTGGCTTCATTATGGGAGTCATCAGCTTCTCTGTCATCGTCATTACATGGGTACAGAGCTCCTAA